The genomic segment TTCGCTACGTCCGGCCGTCCGCCACACGAGGGCAGTGGCGGACGCTGGTCAACGAGCTCCAGGCCGTGCCGCGATGGAACAAGACCGGCGTGGGCAGCGTGCTGCGACAGCTTGCCGGCAAGATCAAGGGCCGAAGCCTCGTCGTCGTGCTCAGCGACTTCTTCGACGACCCGGCCGATATCGAGAAAGGCCTCAAAGCCCTGCGTTTTCGCAACCACGACCTCGTCTGCCTGCAGCTGCTCGACCCCGAAGAGACGGCCTTCGGCTACGACGACGTCACGCTCTTCAAGGGCATGGAAGAGGCCGGCGAGCTGCTCATCGAGCCCAAGGCCCTTCGGCAGGGCTACCTCGACGCGCTGGCGTCCCACCACGACGCCGTCAGCCGCATCTGCGGCAAGATCGACACCGACTTCGAACGCTTCGACACGGGCGAAAGCCTGGAGATGCCGCTGAGCGTGTTCTTGGCAGGACGAGGAGCGCGGCTGCGTCGTTAGCAGCAGAAAGCTGGAAGCTCAGAAAGGCTCTCGATGATCGTGGACGTTGCGACTGATCCGGCTCTGACTTCAAGCTTCAAGCTTCAAGCTTCAAGCTTTCCACTCGCGGTGTCGTTCATCACGCCCGGCCTTGCTATCGGCGGCCTGCTGCTGGCTGCGGTGCCGATCGTGATCCACTTGCTGAATCGCCGTCGGTTCAAGACCGTCGAGTTTGCGGCCATGCGATTCGTGCTGGAGGCGATGCGGCGAAACCGACGTCGGCTGCAATTCGAGTCGTGGCTGCTTCTGGCGATGCGGTGTCTGCTCATCAGCTGCATCGGCATCGGACTGGCCAGGCCGCTCGGTTGCGACAACGCGTTTGCCGGCGTCGCGGGGCGAGACCGGACGCTGCATCTGGTCGTTCTCGACAACAGTGGCTCGACGCAGGCGATCACGGGTGACACGACCGTCGTCGACCAGCTGCGGTCGGTGGCCGTTGCCGTCTTGGAGCAGGCCGAGCGGACCGACGCGCGGGTGGCCGCCTTTGCAGCGTCTGCACCGGCGGGCGACCTTGTCCCGGAGCCGACATTCGATCTGGCTGCGGCGGCCGACGTGCTGATGAGCCTGCCGACGACGTCCTTGGAGACCGACCTTGCCGGCGCGGTCGCCCGGGCGATTGATGCTGCGGAGTTTGCAGAGCCCGGTGAACGGATTGTCCTGCACGTCCTGAGCGATCTCGCGGCCGATGCCGTTGCCGACCCGAGGTTGGAGTCGGCGTCGGGCGTGGTAAGCGAGCGATTCGACGAAGTCCGCCTCTATCGACCGACGGGCGACACGCCGGTCAACACCGCGGTTCTTGCCGTCGGCCCGGAGGAGCGACTGGTCCGCCGCGGGTTCGACGTGCCGATCGTCGCGACGCTCGCGGGCACCGGGTCGACCGACGTCGCGTGGAGCGTCTCGGGCACCACAATCGATCGCCGGCCGATTGCGATCGCACCCGAAGGCACCGAGGTCGCCGCGGAGTCACAGGTGGCCGACGCACTCGAAGACGGCATTGCCCGCGTCGTGTCGCTCTCGCTGGTCAATGCCGACGACGCGCTGGCAGCTGACGACGAACGTTTCACGGTTGTCGAACGCGTGGCTGCGCTTCCGACGCTGGTGGTCGAGGGCACCTCAGCTGCCGACGGCCCTGGCGAGACTCGGTCGCTGCTGTCGGTGGCACTCTCGCCCGGCGGGGCCGGCTACGTCGACGTCCGGCAGATCACCGGACTGGAGCTGCCCGACACGCGGCTCGACGCGTACGAGGCCGTCGTGCTGAGCGACGTCGGCGGCATCGACGACGCGTCGGCCGGACGGCTCGCGACGTTCGTGGAGGGCGGCGCGACGCTGCTCGTCTGGCTCGGCAGCGACGTCAGCGTCGGCAACTACGCCGCCTCGCTACTGCCACGCGGCCTGTTGCCTGGAACGCTCGTCCGCCAAATCGCCGCCGACGCTGCCACCGACAACGACATCGGCCTCGTCGCGTTCGACTTCGACCCGAACCAGGCGCATCCGTTCCTCGAAGCGTTCGCCGGCGTCGATCAGACCGGTCTTGAGGCACCGCTGTTCCGTCGCTACTGGCAGATCGAGCCCGCCGAAACGAGCGACGTTGTGCTGCAATTCGCTGGCACGATGGACCCGGCCGTACTCGTTCACCGGCTGGGCGAGGGGCAAGTCGTCACCGTCGCGACCTCCGCCGACGATCCGGCGTGGACGCTCTTGCCGCTGCTCGATAACTTTCCAGCGTTCGTCCACGAGCTCTTCCGCAACGCTGTCGGTGCAGCCGGCGGAGGGACGGCCTGGCAGGAGCGCATCGCGGGCGAGCGCCTCGTCGTCCCACCATCGGTTCAGCTGCCGCCTGGCGTCGTGCCGCAGCTGCTGGGCGGGACGACGCCGATTCGATTGGAGCGTCGTCTCACCAAAGGTCCGCCGACGTGGGTTTCGCCGCCGCTTGCAGAGGTCGGCAGCTTCGAACTGGTCGCGGGCGATGTGCGACTGCCGGTCGTCGTCAACTTTCCTTCAGTCGAGAGCGACCTGACACCTGCAGACGACGGCACGCTCCGGACGATCTTCGGTGACGACGTCGTCCTCCTCGATGCCGCCGAAACGACGGGCGAAACGCTTGCCGCGTCGGAAGACGGCAGCGACTGGGGCTGGATGCTCCTGATGCTGGGCCTGACCCTCGCCGCGGGCGAAGTCGCCTACGCC from the Planctomycetota bacterium genome contains:
- a CDS encoding DUF58 domain-containing protein, whose amino-acid sequence is MATDADNLNDFLDPRALARVKSLELRTRRVVEGLMQGRHRSPHQGSSVEFAQHRPYVQGDDVRHIDWKVFGRSDKLHIKQFQEETQLQIILAVDASESMDFGTVTSHRGRDTWTKFDHATTLAATLAYLATLRSDAVGLAVFDESLIRYVRPSATRGQWRTLVNELQAVPRWNKTGVGSVLRQLAGKIKGRSLVVVLSDFFDDPADIEKGLKALRFRNHDLVCLQLLDPEETAFGYDDVTLFKGMEEAGELLIEPKALRQGYLDALASHHDAVSRICGKIDTDFERFDTGESLEMPLSVFLAGRGARLRR
- a CDS encoding BatA domain-containing protein, yielding MIVDVATDPALTSSFKLQASSFPLAVSFITPGLAIGGLLLAAVPIVIHLLNRRRFKTVEFAAMRFVLEAMRRNRRRLQFESWLLLAMRCLLISCIGIGLARPLGCDNAFAGVAGRDRTLHLVVLDNSGSTQAITGDTTVVDQLRSVAVAVLEQAERTDARVAAFAASAPAGDLVPEPTFDLAAAADVLMSLPTTSLETDLAGAVARAIDAAEFAEPGERIVLHVLSDLAADAVADPRLESASGVVSERFDEVRLYRPTGDTPVNTAVLAVGPEERLVRRGFDVPIVATLAGTGSTDVAWSVSGTTIDRRPIAIAPEGTEVAAESQVADALEDGIARVVSLSLVNADDALAADDERFTVVERVAALPTLVVEGTSAADGPGETRSLLSVALSPGGAGYVDVRQITGLELPDTRLDAYEAVVLSDVGGIDDASAGRLATFVEGGATLLVWLGSDVSVGNYAASLLPRGLLPGTLVRQIAADAATDNDIGLVAFDFDPNQAHPFLEAFAGVDQTGLEAPLFRRYWQIEPAETSDVVLQFAGTMDPAVLVHRLGEGQVVTVATSADDPAWTLLPLLDNFPAFVHELFRNAVGAAGGGTAWQERIAGERLVVPPSVQLPPGVVPQLLGGTTPIRLERRLTKGPPTWVSPPLAEVGSFELVAGDVRLPVVVNFPSVESDLTPADDGTLRTIFGDDVVLLDAAETTGETLAASEDGSDWGWMLLMLGLTLAAGEVAYAAFLGRRRG